The nucleotide sequence atcatccatcatggctatCTTTCTCCCAGATGAGATCTGGAGACAAATCTTTTCACACTTCGAGATGGTCCTTCATGACGGTTACCGCAACCTTGAGCCCCTTAAAAATCTCACCGCGCTGAGCCTTGTAAGCCGACGATTTCATCACATGGCTCAGAGTCCGCTATACCGAACAGTCCTACTCTGGGGACTGAATGATCTCTACTTTGGCGATCGCCACGAACTTTATCTTCGCCTCGCTAAGGCCCTTGCCAACAACCCTCAGCTTGGCTTGTCGACCCGGGAGATTTCCCTCGCGCATGGGAATCTATCAATCCAAGATGATATCATGGATCTTCTTGGAGATCGAATTGAGTCGCTCAACATCTCTTCAGAGTCCATCGATCTACTGAAACGCGATATCATCTTTGGACGGAAAGGATCTGGCGTTGCGAGCTTCCTCCTTGCGTTGATGCCACGTGTGCGATTGGTGGAACTATGCTTATACAATGAGACATCCTTGGCATTACCATACCTGCTTGGTGGACGGCTCAGCCAAAACACGGGCGAGCCACATACTGTTGCGAACCATCTGCACAACCTACAAGAGCTTCGCATCACGGCTGCGCAGGGGCAGACCTGCGAATACATTGACTGTTTCGAGTCAATCTTCCTTCATCCGAACCTTCGAATTCTTAAACTATCCGGGTTCGACCTGACAGAAGACAATATCATGGATACGGAATGGCCGGATTACCCGTGCAATTTGCGACAGCTAAATCTCGACAAGTGCATCGTGGATGCGTCAACCATAAGAGACGCCTTATCCTGCTGCAAAAAGCTTGAGATTTTTACCACCACCGCCGGTAGTTATGATACAGCCGGCGATCTTCTCTACAGAGTCTGGAAAGTGGACTTGAACGAGTTCGGAGACGTTCTTAGAGAGTTGGGCCAAAACTTGGTCAAGTTCGAGCTTGACACGTCCGCTTACCGACGCGTTCGTGATGCGGCGGGCAAGATCGGGTCTCTTCAGAGCTTGAAAGCTCTCACGCATCTCTCAATCGCTAGGAACGACTTTGTTGGTGCAGAGGACGACCCGAGCGCAATCCCTCTGGCCGAAGCCTTGCCCACGTCAATTGAGGTTATGGGTTTTAAGGAAGATGCAACCAATTCCCAGTTGGTACAGGAAGCATACGAGTACAAAAAGATGCATGACGAGATGTACGGCCTGGCAGTCGGTGGTCAGTTCACCAGCTTGCGTGAAATCACGCTGTTGAGGCAGGGGATCCCTGAAAAACATAGATTCGAGAGGGAAGTTCCTGGGTGGGATATTGAGGACACCGACTGGCCTGTCGGTTCAGCAGTTGAGAACGAGTATTACACATACATGGAGCTGTGTATGAAGCGAAGGGATGACGGATCTGAACGGGTGCAGAATGTATAGATATAATACAAACCTAGCACAAAATGAGGTCACCGTTCATACTATGTTTCAGCGCATGAATTCACTCAGCATCACGATTCTTGTAGAATTGATTGAAGGAACTTATAGGAACACCATTATTGTTCTTGACCAAGCCACCTTGGGAGGTTCGTTGTGCCTTTTGGAATGGAAATGCTATCCATAGTTAACCAAGGTACCACCCTGTTTGACCACTGGATCGATTCCCATAGTCCCTATTGTAGGACTGGAAAGAAACATCTCAAAGGCACGTTACTATCTGTTGAACACTTTGCCTGGGTTCCTAATCACTGGTAGTCAGTACGCAGGGCATGAAAGGGGGGATCAAACAACTCACATAATCCAGTAGGGATCCAACACTCCTTTCAAAAGTTTCTAGTGGGATGGTCAATAAAACAGTTGAAGGTCTGCACGGACAACACGACTTACCATGACCTGGATAGTGTCTTGACCAACCTCTTGCAACAAGGCATCCTTTTTCCCAATGCCAACTCCGTGCTCTCCTGTGCAAGTGCCTTCCATCTCGAGCGCGCGCTTGACCATGGTCTTTACcgccatcttggccctcTCAGCCTCTTGAGGGTCCGTCTTGTTGTATGTGATGTTCTCGTGGAAGTTGCTGTCACCGATGTGTCCTTTGACGCAGGCTTTCAGGCCAAGAGAAGCGGCGTGGGCTTTGCTGTCTTCGATGATGTCGGCTAGTCTACTCAGCGGAACGGCCACATCGGTATTCCCTAGTGATGTGTTAGATCCTGTTTCAGTCAAGTGGATGGGAGGTCTTACACATCTCTTCGCCATCCTGCCGCATCGCCAACAGAGAGTAGAGCGACTCTTTCCTCGCCGACCACAGCATCTTCTGCTCATGCTCATCTCGTGCGAACTCGAAGGCAAGGGGACTATACGGCTTCATGATCTCGCGGACCGTCCTGATGTTGTCGTCAACTGTTCCCTTCGTGCCCGAGAACTTGAGAAACAGTGTTGGCGTCTCCTTCCAAACGCGTGGTCGTGTTGCACCGCCCTCGTTGACGATTCTCATCTGTGTTTCGTCCATGAGCTCGACAGCTGCTACTTGAACACCTCTCCGGATAATGTCGGCAGCGGCGGAAACAGCGCCCCTCAAGTCGTCGAAAGGGACCACCGCCACGGAGAAATGGTCTGGTACAGCAGCGAGCTTGAGGGTCGCTTCCGTGACGATGCCAAGAGTCCCCTCAGATCCTACGATGAGGCCATTCAGGTTGTATCCTGCGCTGCATTTGCGGGGACGGCGTCGAGTCTTGACGACACTCCCGTCAGCGAGAACCACGGTCATGTTGATGACCCAATCCCGCATGGTTCCGTAGCGAACAGCGTTGGTGCCAGAACAATTGGTGCCAATCATGCCTCCGATCTTGGCACTTGGAGCTACAAAACAGATCAGTCCCGAGCAAGGAAATACTGCCAGGACGAGAGTTGAACTTACCAGGATCAATCGGGAACCACAGTCCTGTTCCCTGCTTGGCAAGCTCATGGTTCAGATCCGTCCAGCAGACACTCGGTTGCACAACAACGTCCATATCCTCCTTGTTAAGCTTCACTATGCTGTCCATGTACGCAAAGTCTATGCTTACGCCCCCAAAGGGAGCGCTGATGTGTCCCTCAACCGAGCTGCCTCCGGAGAACGGGATGATGGGAACCTTCCACTTGTGGCAGATGCGGGCAATACCACTGACATGTTCGGTACTTCGCGGATAGGCCACAGCAACTGGGAGAGTATCGACGTTTACTGAAGACCATTCCGAATAGCCGTGTGCGAGGAGGTCGTCTGAATCtgtcgagatgatgccgTCGACGTCGCTAAACAGGGATTGTATCTCCTCAATAGCCTGTAATCCTCGACATTAGCGCTGTCGGCCTGTCCACacttggaggaagaggtcaCCTTTTCCATGTCCTTTAAAGAAGCATAGTTAACTTGTGGCAGTCTGCGCTCGTCTAGAAttggagctgctgctgcgttGCTCTTTGTTAGTGTTGACGCGCCATAGCCTAGCGCGGCTGCTATGGCCATCGACACGACAACCCCAAAACCGCTAATGCCTTGAGGCTTGCTAGCATGTGTTGACGAGCTTGGGCCATTGTTCTCTGGTCGAGCTGCTTGGGACAAGCTCCGTCTTAGGGACTTGGGAGATGTTGAGGGGATGCGGCGAGACACTCGAAGATGTCGCAAAGAGGACGCCAAGATGGTTGATCGTGGTATCATGATGAAAGCAATCGTAGCGCCCGCTGGTGATTGTGCGCTGGTTGTATGGTTCATCGGTTGGCTATATGTAGTTCCATATAGCCGACTTCCCGCCCATACTCCAACCCCGGAGAGGGCCGCCAAGTCATGTACCATTCCCGACCATTAGATCCGAAAGATAGAAGCCCTTCGATATCGGTGAAATGCTTGACAAACGCCGACGACACATCCAGGGACCCCCGGATGCGACATCCGAGGGCTACTCCAGTCTACCAGCCCCCATGGGGAGCGGGCGCCGTGCCCGAAGGCCGCAAGGTTCAGCTGACGATGACTTTTCCCCGCGTTTACCCCATGTTCCGAGGTCGATCTAACCTTCCTAGATAAGGTATTCCGGGGTTAGCTGTGGGGGAAAATAAAGGATCGCATCATGGGGGAAGGGAAGTTGGAGGCGTTCTAGACCAACACATCTAGGCTCTCGGACGTGACACCCGAGGGCGTCTCCATGATGAACGAAAGACTAAGTTAAACGATATACGATACGTATATTAAACGAGATAGCTCCCTTTTACAATTGCCACCAACTGCTCATTCTCAACCcattcttctcatcatctctaCACTCtcatcttgaccatgtcCGTCGACGCTGCCGAAAAGCAGAGGCAGAGCCTTGATCCTGCTTCGAAGCAGTGCGAAGCCATCAACAATGATGAGCTTTACAATATCGACCCCGAacaggccaagaaggttgtTCGGAAGTTGGACTGCGTCATTATGCCTCTGATGGCCCTTGTCTACTTCTTTCAGTGCAAGTCTCACGCTGGAATCCTGCAAAGTGGCAATGCTGACCTTTATCAACTTGCAGATCTCGACAAACAATCCATCAACCAGGCCGCCATCTTTGGACTCCGCGACGACCTCCACCTCACCGGAGAGCAGTTCTCCTGGGCCGTCTCCCTCTTCTACCTCGGCCAGCTCTGCTCGGAATACCCTGCGGCTTACCTTCTCTCTCGACTACCGATTACCCTCTATGTGGGCTGCACTATTGTCGTCTGGGGTGGCGtcaacatggccatggctgcgTGTCAGACCTTCCAGGGACTGGCAGCTGCGAGATTCTTTCTAGGGTTTACTGAAGGTATTTCCTCCGTCGACTACAACGGCCGTCGAGAGCACGGGTTAATCAATACTCACTCACGCTACAGGAACCGTTTCTCccgccttcatcatcatcacatcGAACTGGTACGTGAAGAGGGAGCACCCAATCCGCGTGGCGACATGGGTCTCCATGAACGGTGTCTCCCAGATTATCGGCGCCCTCATGATGTACGGAATCGGACAGTCCAACATTTCTCTTGCTCCGTGGCGCACGTTGTTCATCATCTGCGGTGgcttgacatccttggtgGGCGTCCTTTTTATCTTCATGATGCCGCGGGATACTTCTACGGCCTGGTTCTTGAACGAGTCTGAGAGAGAGATTGCTACTCAGAGACTGGCTGTTGACCGAGCGACTCGCGATCGGGCCGAGTTCAACAagaagcaggtcaaggaggctctGCTGTCGCCTATGACATGGATCTACATGATGATGGGTTTGTGCATCACCTTGACCACTCCCATCATGAAGGTGAGTCGAATCAAGCCCTTTCTGGGTATTGTGATGCTAAAAGTTGGCAGTTCAGCGCCAGTGTCATCAACGGCTTCGGTTACAGCAAGCTCCACACAATGCTCGTCGGAATGCCAGCAGGAGCTTGCAACACAGCAACAGTCTGGATCGGTGCTCTCGTCCCACGAATGTTCCCCGGAACCCGAACCTACACCGCCATCGGCCTCTGCTTTGTCCCTCTTCTTGGCGCTGTCCTGCTCATGAGTCTACCTCGTGAGGGCGCCGAATGGGGCATCGTCGTGTCCACTTGGTTGGGCGGTTGCTCGTCAGCACTGCTCAGTAGCTCAGCTAGCATCATTGCCAGTAACGTCAAGGGGAACACAAAGAAGAGCGTCGTATCTGTCGCATTCTTCATCGCTTATTGCGTAGGGTGCATTGTCAGCCCTTTCGCCTGGACCTCAAAGGACGCACCCCGCTATACCAAAGGCTgcatcttgagcttgtcatCCATGATTggtctcatcatcacctacATCGTATTTACTATTGTTGTCAAGCGCAAGAACGCAAGCCGAGATGCCAAGGCGGCAGATGGGCAGGTTCAATATGTGGTCGAAGGCTTGGGAGGCAGTCAGCAGGCTGGTGTGTCGACCGACTCAGATCTCACCGATGTGCAGGATAAGGGCTTCAGGTACACCATCTAAGACGTGGAGAAGGACTCAAAGACTTGCGAGTGGTTAATCTTGATAAGCCATTGTATATTCTTTTCTCTATCCCAGTTACATGTTCATCGTGTTCTTACATAGTCGAAACCACCTCGGTTCCTCTTACGCGACTCTTACATCTATGCATATCCTATCGCACAGTCATCGTCTCGTTCTCCCCGCGAAGACGAGGCAGCTCACAGCAGCTCCCTTCCACTAACTTGATTGTAGCCTCCCTGCATTCTCTGTCCATATCTCTGTGCTATGTTGGGCCCGCTAGGAATCACTTCCATGAGAACCGCACCAGACTCGTCTTTCGGATATCTCCCGTGATACTCGTCATAGCCGCGAGGCATGGCGGCATCCCCAACAAAAGTTGAATTGGAACCGGGCCCAGCCCAGACTGGCAGTGGAAGCCCATCAATACCCACGTTCCTCACGTCTACATCCCCCGATGGCTGGTCATGGGGATCTAGTAAGGGAACATCCTCGTTTCCTCGTTTCCAGCCCTGAACACCTGCTCCTTCTGCTGCCATACGCTGGAGCTGTAGGTGTCCATATGACTTCCACGTCAAAACATCATCTTGCCGCTTGCGCCACCAGATCATTGTGCGCAAGACGAGTGACGGAAGGATAATGGACAAGCCGCCAAGCACAGCGAGCGCAATGAAACCCGCTTTGTGTAGGTTTTTAAACTCGAGGCTGTGGATCTTTTGAGACGAGCATACGTAATCCATCAAATCCTTCCTTTTCTGTACGATCCATGTAGTATTATCCCTCATGCCAGGGTTGTCCGGATCCTGCGGGCCCAGGGCAACCTTGACGACGCCGAGCTGGACTTTGGCAAGCCCGATCATGAACCAATACTCAACCTCGCGTATCCATTGATCGTTTGGCAGGGGATTCTGTACACCGTG is from Fusarium keratoplasticum isolate Fu6.1 chromosome 11, whole genome shotgun sequence and encodes:
- a CDS encoding F-box domain-containing protein gives rise to the protein MAIFLPDEIWRQIFSHFEMVLHDGYRNLEPLKNLTALSLVSRRFHHMAQSPLYRTVLLWGLNDLYFGDRHELYLRLAKALANNPQLGLSTREISLAHGNLSIQDDIMDLLGDRIESLNISSESIDLLKRDIIFGRKGSGVASFLLALMPRVRLVELCLYNETSLALPYLLGGRLSQNTGEPHTVANHLHNLQELRITAAQGQTCEYIDCFESIFLHPNLRILKLSGFDLTEDNIMDTEWPDYPCNLRQLNLDKCIVDASTIRDALSCCKKLEIFTTTAGSYDTAGDLLYRVWKVDLNEFGDVLRELGQNLVKFELDTSAYRRVRDAAGKIGSLQSLKALTHLSIARNDFVGAEDDPSAIPLAEALPTSIEVMGFKEDATNSQLVQEAYEYKKMHDEMYGLAVGGQFTSLREITLLRQGIPEKHRFEREVPGWDIEDTDWPVGSAVENEYYTYMELCMKRRDDGSERVQNV
- a CDS encoding FAD-binding PCMH-type domain-containing protein — protein: MIPRSTILASSLRHLRVSRRIPSTSPKSLRRSLSQAARPENNGPSSSTHASKPQGISGFGVVVSMAIAAALGYGASTLTKSNAAAAPILDERRLPQVNYASLKDMEKAIEEIQSLFSDVDGIISTDSDDLLAHGYSEWSSVNVDTLPVAVAYPRSTEHVSGIARICHKWKVPIIPFSGGSSVEGHISAPFGGVSIDFAYMDSIVKLNKEDMDVVVQPSVCWTDLNHELAKQGTGLWFPIDPAPSAKIGGMIGTNCSGTNAVRYGTMRDWVINMTVVLADGSVVKTRRRPRKCSAGYNLNGLIVGSEGTLGIVTEATLKLAAVPDHFSVAVVPFDDLRGAVSAAADIIRRGVQVAAVELMDETQMRIVNEGGATRPRVWKETPTLFLKFSGTKGTVDDNIRTVREIMKPYSPLAFEFARDEHEQKMLWSARKESLYSLLAMRQDGEEMWNTDVAVPLSRLADIIEDSKAHAASLGLKACVKGHIGDSNFHENITYNKTDPQEAERAKMAVKTMVKRALEMEGTCTGEHGVGIGKKDALLQEVGQDTIQVMKLLKGVLDPYWIMNPGKVFNR
- a CDS encoding MFS domain-containing protein; translated protein: MSVDAAEKQRQSLDPASKQCEAINNDELYNIDPEQAKKVVRKLDCVIMPLMALVYFFQCKSHAGILQSGNADLYQLADLDKQSINQAAIFGLRDDLHLTGEQFSWAVSLFYLGQLCSEYPAAYLLSRLPITLYVGCTIVVWGGVNMAMAACQTFQGLAAARFFLGFTEGTVSPAFIIITSNWYVKREHPIRVATWVSMNGVSQIIGALMMYGIGQSNISLAPWRTLFIICGGLTSLVGVLFIFMMPRDTSTAWFLNESEREIATQRLAVDRATRDRAEFNKKQVKEALLSPMTWIYMMMGLCITLTTPIMKFSASVINGFGYSKLHTMLVGMPAGACNTATVWIGALVPRMFPGTRTYTAIGLCFVPLLGAVLLMSLPREGAEWGIVVSTWLGGCSSALLSSSASIIASNVKGNTKKSVVSVAFFIAYCVGCIVSPFAWTSKDAPRYTKGCILSLSSMIGLIITYIVFTIVVKRKNASRDAKAADGQVQYVVEGLGGSQQAGVSTDSDLTDVQDKGFRYTI